From Cricetulus griseus strain 17A/GY chromosome 1 unlocalized genomic scaffold, alternate assembly CriGri-PICRH-1.0 chr1_0, whole genome shotgun sequence, a single genomic window includes:
- the LOC118239460 gene encoding basic proline-rich protein-like, translating into MAEGARPPPPPPPPPPAPAPALRSVSPGPAAAPGGRGNGAAAAAATAAATEPGRGEGGRDQPPGRIRPSASPRHLHPFPRSLPGSSRRTRSGSAKARGARPEPVPPPEPGAVLAAARGDGARSHLPRLGRASGAERRLSGSPPRFTPGLPRSGSRSEFGEPWPPPPRSERGGPAAPPPGGAPCALPAPPECHQATTEEVPAVCGFHRRRWPRGSHKVVPPQAPGTKV; encoded by the coding sequence ATGGCTGAGGGAGCGCGGCCTCCGCCTCctccgccgccgccgccgccggcCCCGGCCCCGGCCCTCCGCTCCGTCTCCCCCGGCCCGGCCGCCGCTCCCGGGGGGAGGGGGAATGgagccgccgccgccgccgccaccgctGCCGCCACGGAGCCCGGccgaggggagggagggagggatcagCCCCCAGGCAGGATCCGCCCCTCGGCCTCCCCCCGCCACCTCCACCCCTTCCCTCGCTCCCTCCCCGGCTCGAGCCGCCGCACGCGAAGCGGGAGCGCGAAAGCGCGGGGAGCCCGACCGGAGCCGGTGCCCCCGCCCGAGCCCGGCGCGGTGCTGGCGGCTGCGCGGGGAGACGGAGCGCGGAGCCACCTTCCCCGGCTCGGGCGGGCGAGCGGGGCCGAGCGCAGGCTGTCCGGCTCGCCGCCGCGCTTCACCCCCGGCCTGCCCCGCAGCGGTTCGCGCTCTGAATTCGGGGAGCCCTGGCCTCCCCCACCCCGGTCAGAGCGTGGAGGCcccgccgccccccccccaggtGGAGCCCCCTGcgccctccccgcccccccagaGTGTCACCAGGCGACCACCGAGGAGGTCCCGGCGGTGTGTGGCTTCCACCGGCGCAGGTGGCCGCGCGGATCCCACAAAGTCGTCCCTCCCCAGGCCCCCGGGACAAAGGTCTAG
- the Brpf3 gene encoding bromodomain and PHD finger-containing protein 3 isoform X2, with translation MRKPRRKSRQSAEGRRSPSPYSLKCSPTRETLTYAQAQRIVEVDIDGRLHRISIYDPLKIITEDELTAQDITECNSNKENSEQPQFPAKSKKSSSKGKKKESCSKHASGTSSHLPQPSFRVVDTGSQPEAPPLPAAYYRYIEKPPEDQDAEVEYDMDEEDLAWLDMVNEKRRADGHSSVSADTFELLVDRLEKESYLESRSSGAQQSLIDEDAFCCVCLDDECHNSNVILFCDICNLAVHQECYGVPYIPEGQWLCRCCLQSPSRPVDCVLCPNKGGAFKQTSDGHWAHVVCAIWIPEVCFANTVFLEPIEGIDNIPPARWKLTCYICKQKGLGAAIQCHKVNCYTAFHVTCAQRAGLFMKIEPMRETSLNGTIFTVRKTAYCEAHSPSVAPARRKGDSPRSLIEAGDEDGLKEDGREEEEEEAEEEDQEGQGGVGSPHKGVSKKSKMSLKQKIKKEPEEAGRETPSTTAPMVTVPQIPSYRLNKICSGLSFQKKTQFMQRLHNYWLLKRQARNGAPLIRRLHSHSQSQRNAEQREQDEKTSAVKEELKYWQKLRHDLERARLLIELIRKREKLKREQVRVQQAAMELELMPFTVLLRTTLDLLQEKDPAHIFAEPVSLSEVPDYLEFISKPMDFSTMRRKLESHLYHTLEEFEEDFNLIVANCMKYNAKDTIFHRAAVRLRDLGGAILRHARRQAENIGYDPERGTHLPESPKLEDFYRFSWEDVDNILIPENRAHLSPEVQLKELLEKLDLVSAMRSSGARTRRVRMLRREINALRQKLAQPAPPQLLSLNKTVSNGELAAGPRGDTAVLEQALQEEPEDDGDRDDSKLPAPPTLEPTGPAPSLSEQESPSDPPTLKPISDSKPSSRSLKSRKVEEEELLEKPALQLGSEPLQCLLSDNGVDRLSLINPDSPPGTPLGGVGRRTSVLFKKARNGVKLPRSPDGTLEDGEDSGTVGSPASPASTEDEHCSRKRPRSGSCSDSEGERSPQQEEETGVTNGFGKHTESGSDSECSLGLSGGLAFEAGSGLTPPKRSRGKPALSRVPFLEGVNGDSDHSGSDHRSQDAPGGPPAQWCPHPCPSTGRAEAGRAEAGRGWREALSCPLL, from the exons ATGAGGAAGCCTCGTCGAAAGTCACGGCAGAGCGCCGAGGGCCGGAGATCCCCATCCCCATACAGTCTTAAGTGCTCACCCACACGAGAGACCTTGACATATGCCCAAGCCCAGAGGATTGTCGAGGTGGACATCGACGGCCGCCTCCATCGTATCAGCATTTATGACCCACTCAAGATCATCACCGAAGATGAGCTCACTGCTCAGGATATCACCGAGTGCAACAGTAACAAGGAAAATAGTGAGCAGCCTCAATTCCCTGCCAAGTCCAAGAAATCCTCATCTAAAGGCAAGAAGAAGGAGTCCTGTTCCAAGCACGCGTCTGGCacttcctcccacctcccacagcCCAGCTTCCGCGTGGTGGATACAGGTAGCCAGCCGGAAGCACCCCCATTGCCTGCTGCTTATTACCGCTACATTGAGAAGCCTCCAGAAGACCAGGATGCTGAGGTAGAATACGACATGGATGAGGAAGACCTTGCCTGGCTAGACATGGTAAACGAGAAGCGTCGAGCAGACGGGCACAGTTCGGTGTCGGCAGATACCTTTGAGCTGCTGGTGGACCGGCTTGAGAAGGAGTCGTACTTGGAAAGTCGCAGCAGTGGGGCACAGCAATCACTAATTGATGAAGACGCCTTCTGCTGTGTATGCCTGGATGACGAATGCCACAATAGCAATGTCATCCTCTTCTGTGACATCTGCAACTTAGCTGTGCACCAGGAGTGCTATGGTGTCCCCTACATCCCAGAGGGACAGTGGTTATGCCGCTGCTGCCTGCAGTCTCCCTCTCGGCCAGTGGATTGTGTTCTTTGCCCCAATAAAGGTGGGGCCTTCAAACAGACCAGTGATGGCCACTGGGCCCATGTAGTCTGTGCCATCTGGATCCCTGAAGTCTGCTTTGCTAATACCGTGTTCCTGGAGCCTATTGAGGGCATTGACAACATTCCACCTGCCCGTTGGAAGCTAACCTGTTATATCTGCAAGCAGAAAGGGCTGGGTGCAGCTATCCAGTGCCATAAGGTGAACTGCTACACCGCCTTCCACGTGACATGCGCGCAGCGGGCTGGACTCTTCATGAAGATTGAGCCCATGAGAGAAACGAGCCTCAACGGCACCATCTTTACTGTACGGAAGACTGCCTACTGTGAGGCCCACTCTCCGAGTGTGGCCCCTGCCAGGAGAAAGGGTGACTCACCCAGAAGCCTCATCGAGGCGGGGGATGAGGATGGCCTGAAAGAGGATggtagggaggaggaagaggaagaagcagaggaggaagatCAGGAAGGCCAAGGTGGGGTGGGCAGCCCCCATAAGGGGGTGTCCAAGAAGAGCAAGATGAGTTTAAAGCAGAAGATCAAGAAGGAACCAGAGGAAGCTGGCCGAGAGACGCCCTCCACCACGGCCCCCATGGTCACTGTCCCACAGATACCCTCTTACAG GTTGAACAAGATCTGTAGTGGTCTGTCCTTTCAGAAGAAAACCCAGTTCATGCAGAGGCTTCACAACTACTGGCTGTTGAAGCGGCAGGCTCGGAATGGCGCTCCCCTCATCAGGCGCCTGCACTCGCACTCACAGTCCCAGAGAAACGCGGAGCAG CGTGAGCAGGATGAGAAGACAAGTGCCGTGAAGGAAGAGCTGAAGTACTGGCAGAAACTCCGGCATGACCTGGAGCGGGCACGGCTGCTGATCGAGCTCATTCGCAAAAGGGAGAAGCTCAAGCGGGAGCAG GTCAGGGTGCAGCAGGCTGCCATGGAGCTGGAGCTGATGCCGTTCACGGTTCTGCTGAGGACAACCCTGGACCTGCTTCAGGAGAAGGACCCTGCACACATCTTTGCTGAACCTGTCAGCCTGAGCGAG GTTCCAGATTACCTGGAATTCATATCCAAGCCAATGGATTTTTCTACTATGAGGCGGAAGCTGGAATCTCACCTGTACCACACCTTGGAGGAGTTTGAGGAAGACTTTAACCTTATAGTTGCCAACTGCATGAAGTATAATGCTAAAGACACAATTTTCCACCGAGCAGCTGTCCGCCTGCGGGACCTGGGAGGGGCCATCCTGCGGCATGCTCGTCGGCAGGCAGAGAACATCGGCTATGATCCCGAGAGGGGCACCCACTTGCCCGAGTCACCCAAATTGGAAGACTTTTACCGATTCTCCTGGGAGGATG TGGACAACATCCTCATCCCAGAGAACCGGGCCCATTTGTCCCCAGAGGTGCAGCTGAAGGAGCTGCTGGAGAAACTGGATCTGGTGAGCGCTATGCGGTCCAGTGGGGCCCGCACCCGTCGTGTCCGAATGCTACGCAGGGAAATCAATGCCCTCCGACAGAAGCTAGCACAACCAGCACCACCACAGCTCCTGTCACTGAACAAAACAGTGTCCAATGGGGAGCTGGCAGCAGGACCTCGGGGGGACACAGCTGTGCTGGAGCAGGCCCTGCAGGAGGAGCCAGAAGACGATGGGGACAGAG ATGATTCCAAATTGCCTGCCCCACCAACCCTGGAACCTACTGGGCCTGCACCGTCCTTGTCTGAACAGGAGTCCCCTTCAGATCCCCCCACCCTGAAACCCATCAGTGACAGTAAGCCTTCAAGCCGGTCCCTAAAGTCCCggaaggtggaagaggaggagctCTTGGAGAAACCAGCTCTGCAGCTGGGAAGTGAGCCCTTGCAATGTTTGCTCAGTGATAATGGCGTTGATAGACTGTCTCTCATAAACCCTGACAGCCCTCCTGGCACCCCTCTCGGTGGGGTGGGCCGCCGTACATCAGTCCTCTTCAAGAAGGCCAGGAATGGGGTCAAGCTGCCCAGGAGTCCAGACGGCACCCTGGAGGATGGCGAGGACAGTGGTACCGTGGGCTCTCCTGCTTCTCCAGCCAGCACGGAAGATGAGCACTGTTCTAGGAAGCGGCCAAGGAGCGGGAGCTGTAGTGACAGTGAAGGGGAGAGGTCCCCtcagcaggaggaagagacag
- the Brpf3 gene encoding bromodomain and PHD finger-containing protein 3 isoform X3 codes for MRKPRRKSRQSAEGRRSPSPYSLKCSPTRETLTYAQAQRIVEVDIDGRLHRISIYDPLKIITEDELTAQDITECNSNKENSEQPQFPAKSKKSSSKGKKKESCSKHASGTSSHLPQPSFRVVDTGSQPEAPPLPAAYYRYIEKPPEDQDAEVEYDMDEEDLAWLDMVNEKRRADGHSSVSADTFELLVDRLEKESYLESRSSGAQQSLIDEDAFCCVCLDDECHNSNVILFCDICNLAVHQECYGVPYIPEGQWLCRCCLQSPSRPVDCVLCPNKGGAFKQTSDGHWAHVVCAIWIPEVCFANTVFLEPIEGIDNIPPARWKLTCYICKQKGLGAAIQCHKVNCYTAFHVTCAQRAGLFMKIEPMRETSLNGTIFTVRKTAYCEAHSPSVAPARRKGDSPRSLIEAGDEDGLKEDGREEEEEEAEEEDQEGQGGVGSPHKGVSKKSKMSLKQKIKKEPEEAGRETPSTTAPMVTVPQIPSYRLNKICSGLSFQKKTQFMQRLHNYWLLKRQARNGAPLIRRLHSHSQSQRNAEQREQDEKTSAVKEELKYWQKLRHDLERARLLIELIRKREKLKREQVRVQQAAMELELMPFTVLLRTTLDLLQEKDPAHIFAEPVSLSEVPDYLEFISKPMDFSTMRRKLESHLYHTLEEFEEDFNLIVANCMKYNAKDTIFHRAAVRLRDLGGAILRHARRQAENIGYDPERGTHLPESPKLEDFYRFSWEDVDNILIPENRAHLSPEVQLKELLEKLDLVSAMRSSGARTRRVRMLRREINALRQKLAQPAPPQLLSLNKTVSNGELAAGPRGDTAVLEQALQEEPEDDGDRDDSKLPAPPTLEPTGPAPSLSEQESPSDPPTLKPISDSKPSSRSLKSRKVEEEELLEKPALQLGSEPLQCLLSDNGVDRLSLINPDSPPGTPLGGVGRRTSVLFKKARNGVKLPRSPDGTLEDGEDSGTVGSPASPASTEDEHCSRKRPRSGSCSDSEGERSPQQEEETGVTNGFGKHTESGSDSECSLGLSGGLAFEAGSGLTPPKRSRGKPALSRVPFLEGVNGDSDHSGSA; via the exons ATGAGGAAGCCTCGTCGAAAGTCACGGCAGAGCGCCGAGGGCCGGAGATCCCCATCCCCATACAGTCTTAAGTGCTCACCCACACGAGAGACCTTGACATATGCCCAAGCCCAGAGGATTGTCGAGGTGGACATCGACGGCCGCCTCCATCGTATCAGCATTTATGACCCACTCAAGATCATCACCGAAGATGAGCTCACTGCTCAGGATATCACCGAGTGCAACAGTAACAAGGAAAATAGTGAGCAGCCTCAATTCCCTGCCAAGTCCAAGAAATCCTCATCTAAAGGCAAGAAGAAGGAGTCCTGTTCCAAGCACGCGTCTGGCacttcctcccacctcccacagcCCAGCTTCCGCGTGGTGGATACAGGTAGCCAGCCGGAAGCACCCCCATTGCCTGCTGCTTATTACCGCTACATTGAGAAGCCTCCAGAAGACCAGGATGCTGAGGTAGAATACGACATGGATGAGGAAGACCTTGCCTGGCTAGACATGGTAAACGAGAAGCGTCGAGCAGACGGGCACAGTTCGGTGTCGGCAGATACCTTTGAGCTGCTGGTGGACCGGCTTGAGAAGGAGTCGTACTTGGAAAGTCGCAGCAGTGGGGCACAGCAATCACTAATTGATGAAGACGCCTTCTGCTGTGTATGCCTGGATGACGAATGCCACAATAGCAATGTCATCCTCTTCTGTGACATCTGCAACTTAGCTGTGCACCAGGAGTGCTATGGTGTCCCCTACATCCCAGAGGGACAGTGGTTATGCCGCTGCTGCCTGCAGTCTCCCTCTCGGCCAGTGGATTGTGTTCTTTGCCCCAATAAAGGTGGGGCCTTCAAACAGACCAGTGATGGCCACTGGGCCCATGTAGTCTGTGCCATCTGGATCCCTGAAGTCTGCTTTGCTAATACCGTGTTCCTGGAGCCTATTGAGGGCATTGACAACATTCCACCTGCCCGTTGGAAGCTAACCTGTTATATCTGCAAGCAGAAAGGGCTGGGTGCAGCTATCCAGTGCCATAAGGTGAACTGCTACACCGCCTTCCACGTGACATGCGCGCAGCGGGCTGGACTCTTCATGAAGATTGAGCCCATGAGAGAAACGAGCCTCAACGGCACCATCTTTACTGTACGGAAGACTGCCTACTGTGAGGCCCACTCTCCGAGTGTGGCCCCTGCCAGGAGAAAGGGTGACTCACCCAGAAGCCTCATCGAGGCGGGGGATGAGGATGGCCTGAAAGAGGATggtagggaggaggaagaggaagaagcagaggaggaagatCAGGAAGGCCAAGGTGGGGTGGGCAGCCCCCATAAGGGGGTGTCCAAGAAGAGCAAGATGAGTTTAAAGCAGAAGATCAAGAAGGAACCAGAGGAAGCTGGCCGAGAGACGCCCTCCACCACGGCCCCCATGGTCACTGTCCCACAGATACCCTCTTACAG GTTGAACAAGATCTGTAGTGGTCTGTCCTTTCAGAAGAAAACCCAGTTCATGCAGAGGCTTCACAACTACTGGCTGTTGAAGCGGCAGGCTCGGAATGGCGCTCCCCTCATCAGGCGCCTGCACTCGCACTCACAGTCCCAGAGAAACGCGGAGCAG CGTGAGCAGGATGAGAAGACAAGTGCCGTGAAGGAAGAGCTGAAGTACTGGCAGAAACTCCGGCATGACCTGGAGCGGGCACGGCTGCTGATCGAGCTCATTCGCAAAAGGGAGAAGCTCAAGCGGGAGCAG GTCAGGGTGCAGCAGGCTGCCATGGAGCTGGAGCTGATGCCGTTCACGGTTCTGCTGAGGACAACCCTGGACCTGCTTCAGGAGAAGGACCCTGCACACATCTTTGCTGAACCTGTCAGCCTGAGCGAG GTTCCAGATTACCTGGAATTCATATCCAAGCCAATGGATTTTTCTACTATGAGGCGGAAGCTGGAATCTCACCTGTACCACACCTTGGAGGAGTTTGAGGAAGACTTTAACCTTATAGTTGCCAACTGCATGAAGTATAATGCTAAAGACACAATTTTCCACCGAGCAGCTGTCCGCCTGCGGGACCTGGGAGGGGCCATCCTGCGGCATGCTCGTCGGCAGGCAGAGAACATCGGCTATGATCCCGAGAGGGGCACCCACTTGCCCGAGTCACCCAAATTGGAAGACTTTTACCGATTCTCCTGGGAGGATG TGGACAACATCCTCATCCCAGAGAACCGGGCCCATTTGTCCCCAGAGGTGCAGCTGAAGGAGCTGCTGGAGAAACTGGATCTGGTGAGCGCTATGCGGTCCAGTGGGGCCCGCACCCGTCGTGTCCGAATGCTACGCAGGGAAATCAATGCCCTCCGACAGAAGCTAGCACAACCAGCACCACCACAGCTCCTGTCACTGAACAAAACAGTGTCCAATGGGGAGCTGGCAGCAGGACCTCGGGGGGACACAGCTGTGCTGGAGCAGGCCCTGCAGGAGGAGCCAGAAGACGATGGGGACAGAG ATGATTCCAAATTGCCTGCCCCACCAACCCTGGAACCTACTGGGCCTGCACCGTCCTTGTCTGAACAGGAGTCCCCTTCAGATCCCCCCACCCTGAAACCCATCAGTGACAGTAAGCCTTCAAGCCGGTCCCTAAAGTCCCggaaggtggaagaggaggagctCTTGGAGAAACCAGCTCTGCAGCTGGGAAGTGAGCCCTTGCAATGTTTGCTCAGTGATAATGGCGTTGATAGACTGTCTCTCATAAACCCTGACAGCCCTCCTGGCACCCCTCTCGGTGGGGTGGGCCGCCGTACATCAGTCCTCTTCAAGAAGGCCAGGAATGGGGTCAAGCTGCCCAGGAGTCCAGACGGCACCCTGGAGGATGGCGAGGACAGTGGTACCGTGGGCTCTCCTGCTTCTCCAGCCAGCACGGAAGATGAGCACTGTTCTAGGAAGCGGCCAAGGAGCGGGAGCTGTAGTGACAGTGAAGGGGAGAGGTCCCCtcagcaggaggaagagacag